In a single window of the Heterodontus francisci isolate sHetFra1 chromosome 35, sHetFra1.hap1, whole genome shotgun sequence genome:
- the LOC137350468 gene encoding uncharacterized protein, translating into MVMNGIGGQCMPIPLHRVHLECNLVSGPVTIGIVPSLPVDRVDLLLGNDLAGMKMVASPVVKERPQEVRETGQWQETVPCSFPECGMNQAKIKPAPPEETQLALQADEACLSETFFGKLEVPRNELNGFSLAEAQRADPALRELPQAAQSESEAEGVPNCYYLKNEVLMRKWSSPHRPESKEWTVVHQLVVLQRYRREILRMAHGIAMAVQVSIRKTKARIRQQFHWPKLHKDVVEYCRSCHMCQVEGKPQPTVKTAPLSPALVFGGPSSRGLVNCKGPPPRTKGDRQAHGCQRVRQKRGKRDQEGRLKEGREESQMATPTVRSANPEIFEKLDATSSYVIADNRSTPPELQTAFTATCRDKESPQ; encoded by the coding sequence atggtgatgaatggtattggaggacagtgtatgccgatacctttacaccgggtgcatttggagtgcaacctagtttcgggaccggtgaccatagggattgtccctagtttgcctgtggacagggttgacctgctcctaggtaatgatctggcgggaatgaaaatggtagcttccccagtcgtgaaagagagaccgcaggaggtcagagaaacagggcagtggcaggagacggtcccctgcagtttccctgaatgtggaaTGAATCAGGCcaagatcaaaccagctcccccagaggagactcaattggcactgcaggcagatgaggcCTGTCTGTCCGAGACCTTCTTTGGAAAATTAGAAGtcccaaggaatgaattaaatggattttccctagctgaggctcagcgagctgacccagcatTGAGAGAGTtaccacaggctgcccagtctgaaagtgaagcagagggagtccctaattgctactatttaaagaatgaggtactgatgaggaaatggagttctcctcacagacctgagagtaaggagtggacagtggttcaccagttagtggtgctgcagaggtaccggagagaaatattaagaatggcccatgggaTTGCAATGGCTGTACAggtcagtatacgaaaaaccaaagcccgcataagacagcagtttcactggccaaaactccacaaagatgtggtggagtactgtaggagttgccacatgtgccaagttgagggaaaacctcaacctacagtgaaaactgcacccctaagtcctgcattggtgtttggaggaccctccagcagaggactggtgaactgtaagggacccccgccgagaacaaaaggggacagacaggcacatggCTGCCAAAGGGTTAGAcagaaaaggggaaaaagggaccaagagggcaggttaaaggaaggtcGGGAAGAATCCCAAATGGCCactcctactgtccggtcagccaaccctgaaatatttgaaaagttagacgccacatcctcctatgtaattgCAGAcaatagaagcaccccaccagagttgcaaacagcatttacagcaacctgcagagacaaagaaagtcctcaatag